In Solanum stenotomum isolate F172 unplaced genomic scaffold, ASM1918654v1 scaffold34429, whole genome shotgun sequence, the sequence TCTATTAATATCCACAACAAGAGTTCTGGTTATGACATATCACACACCAAATAAATAGTCGAAATGAGACATATGTACTAAGAATATCGTCTATAAGGAAATATCAGGTAACAGACTCGACTCGAGTATATATACAACTCATCTACTAACTACCATTACATGCCAATTGGCTAACAGACTAACTAACTCTATAAAATAAGAAGTAGACTTAGTTAGAAAAACGAATTTCAAAGTTGGAATCCACCATTTCCTTGTTTTTGCGCCAAAGTCCTAGAAGTTGGGGAtttgttcaattaagagaaaaaaaaatggaaccgGAGCTTTTCGATGCTCCTATCAGTGTCTCAGATTCAAGGCTAAATTGGGGATTCGTTGAATCAGAGACAAAAAATGGAACCGGAGTTTTCTATGTTCCTACAAGTGTCTCAGATTCAAGGCTAAGTTTGAATTGTGATTGCAGACGAAGAAGAATCAATGAAGTTACAATTATGGATTTGCCGGCTGCGATTATGGTGGAAATTCTCACAAAATTGCCAATCAATATGATTTTCCGATGTAAGTTTGTTTGCAAAAGTTGGTATAAGCTCATAACTTCTGATCCTTTATTTGTCAACATGTATGACGCTAGACCGCGTAAATTTCCTTGCATTTTGCTTTCGAAAAACTATACTGTCTGCTATCTGCTTGAACTTGGAGCAGATTATGACTATACTTCTCAAAGAATAAACAGACCTATTATCTTGGACCGTAATTTACACCTTCCTCATCCCGTTGATTTGGTTTCTGAGGATAAAGCAAACTTGACATTAATTGGTTCTTGTAATGGATTCATTTGTTTGTTGAATGGTGAAACGCATGTGGTAAATCATTCGGTTTGCATTAGCAACCCTCTTTTGGGTGAGTATTTCAAGGTTAAATTGCCTGAATGGGAGAAACTAATTCGTCATATTCATTATGGATTTTGCTTTAGTGAGGCCTCTGGACAGTATAAAGTACTGAGATTAGTAACTAGGAAGTTTCGGGGTCGTCCAGACGTAACTGAATTGGAGGTTTATACTCTTGGAGTTGACGAGAGAAATTGGAGGAATGTGGGCAAAGCTCCAAAACCTGTACGGGGAAAGCTTAGCAATGCTACTGTCAATGGTACTACTCATTGGCTGGATGGTGAAAACTTTCAAAATAGGGCCAGTATTTACTCCTTTAATATTGCGACAGAAGAAGTGAAGTCTCTGACAGCTCCATCTGGTTTAAAATCTCCATCCTTGCACTTGATGCTAGCAGAGTTGGGGAATTGTCTATGTTTGTCTGATAATAGCTCTTTTCATTATATGGATATATGGTGGATGAAAGAGTATGAGATAGCTGAATCTTGGACTAGAGATCTCATTTTAGTTGTTCTGCCTGGTTTCCATGGTCACAGATTTATGCCAATCATAATTTGGAAAGATGGGGAAATCTTGATGCAAAGCGAACTTGATCTGCAACTAGTTTCTTTCAACCCAAAAGAGCAGATATTTAGGAACGTGGTCAATGTGTATGGTAGTGGCACTGAAGCGACTAGATACATTCCAAGCTTTTTACTCGCTCAAGACTGTCATGGGGGACAACTTTCAAATCTCAAATGCTTATCGGAGGACTTAGATAGTTTAGAGTATTTCTTTTGTCTTACTCCATCCGGGATATGATGTTTTGCTTCTGTGTTTCTGATACAATTCAGTTTAAACCTCGTTAGCTTTACTGTTTTCGTGGATGCTTTTGAACTCTGTTTCTTTAACTATatgttgtccattttgacatctcaaagTTACTTGCATTGCTAAGTCTCCAAAGATGCATCAATA encodes:
- the LOC125852376 gene encoding F-box protein At3g07870-like; translated protein: MEPELFDAPISVSDSRLNWGFVESETKNGTGVFYVPTSVSDSRLSLNCDCRRRRINEVTIMDLPAAIMVEILTKLPINMIFRCKFVCKSWYKLITSDPLFVNMYDARPRKFPCILLSKNYTVCYLLELGADYDYTSQRINRPIILDRNLHLPHPVDLVSEDKANLTLIGSCNGFICLLNGETHVVNHSVCISNPLLGEYFKVKLPEWEKLIRHIHYGFCFSEASGQYKVLRLVTRKFRGRPDVTELEVYTLGVDERNWRNVGKAPKPVRGKLSNATVNGTTHWLDGENFQNRASIYSFNIATEEVKSLTAPSGLKSPSLHLMLAELGNCLCLSDNSSFHYMDIWWMKEYEIAESWTRDLILVVLPGFHGHRFMPIIIWKDGEILMQSELDLQLVSFNPKEQIFRNVVNVYGSGTEATRYIPSFLLAQDCHGGQLSNLKCLSEDLDSLEYFFCLTPSGI